A single genomic interval of Xiphophorus couchianus chromosome 2, X_couchianus-1.0, whole genome shotgun sequence harbors:
- the fancf gene encoding Fanconi anemia group F protein, whose protein sequence is MGCECGQRHMEAVLKNVGCTVELLAVAAHSGVVNEWNEQTVTRAFHWARYCEHIYSRFHGNPVIRGVLEKQLQLTNHSLKEAFPEYNAVSILDLGRCQDLLLLWLLNNSALPISIMKMLFETKASADSTSSDYEDVRGLCNQIIQCKSACTVLRPLLGGPSVGAEVQGEMLMERLGSALSQSSDTRRAEDFLSSVLQKFEVAAEHLCPVIAAALLTTDSAVQTASQDFLLDWLQSRLGVLQHVCTALPSKVLADLAERHQKFRDAFCKLLKKWASEMEYRVTEGEWVHAATNSAVSFQKMTEHYLTLFEACPSLRTEIEDELNAQRIADGDFDVRGLSVWGDILLALRK, encoded by the coding sequence ATGGGCTGTGAATGCGGACAGCGCCACATGGAGGCTGTGCTGAAAAACGTGGGCTGCACCGTGGAGCTGCTGGCAGTGGCTGCCCACAGCGGCGTGGTGAATGAGTGGAATGAGCAGACCGTGACCAGGGCTTTTCACTGGGCCAGGTACTGTGAGCATATTTACAGCAGGTTCCACGGTAACCCCGTCATCAGAGGAGTCCtggagaagcagctgcagctcaccAATCACAGTTTGAAGGAAGCTTTTCCCGAATACAACGCAGTGTCGATTTTGGATCTGGGCCGCTGCCAGGACCTGCTGCTTCTCTGGCTGTTGAACAACTCTGCATTGCCGATCTCCATCATGAAGATGCTCTTTGAAACCAAGGCCTCTGCTGATTCTACAAGCAGCGACTATGAAGACGTCAGAGGCCTCTGCAACCAGATCATTCAGTGTAAATCTGCCTGTACGGTGCTGCGTCCCCTCCTGGGCGGCCCCTCTGTTGGTGCTGAGGTTCAGGGAGAGATGCTGATGGAAAGGTTGGGGTCCGCGCTGAGCCAGAGCAGCGATACCCGCCGGGCGGAGGACTTCCTGAGCTCCGTCCTTCAGAAATTTGAGGTTGCAGCGGAGCATTTGTGTCCAGTCATcgctgcagctctgctgacAACAGACTCGGCTGTACAAACCGCCTCtcaggattttcttctggacTGGCTGCAGAGTCGGCTCGGCGTGCTGCAGCATGTGTGCACTGCGCTGCCTTCCAAGGTTCTTGCAGACTTGGCAGAAAGACACCAGAAATTTAGAGATGCGTTCTGCAAGTTGCTGAAGAAGTGGGCCTCGGAGATGGAGTACAGGGTAACTGAAGGCGAATGGGTTCACGCTGCTACAAACTCTGCGGTGTCCTTCCAGAAAATGACAGAGCATTATTTGACTCTGTTTGAAGCCTGTCCCTCTTTGAGGACGGAAATAGAGGATGAGCTAAATGCACAGAGGATTGCTGATGGAGACTTTGATGTCAGAGGTCTGAGTGTGTGGGGGGACATCCTGTTGGCATTGAGAAAGTGA
- the slc17a6a gene encoding vesicular glutamate transporter 2.2 — protein MEPGKEKAFPIKEGVKQIAGKALGKLYRRLEKRQQTGEAIELTEDGRPREDQERKAPLCDCTCFGLPRRYIIAMLSGLGFCISFGIRCNLGVAIVSMVNNSTIHQNGKIIVKEKAQFNWDPETVGLIHGSFFWGYIITQIPGGYISSRLAANRVFGAAIVLTSILNMFIPSAARTHYGCVICLRILQGLVEGVTYPACHGIWSKWAPPLERSRLATLSFCGSYAGAVVAMPLAGILVQYTGWSSVFYVYGTFGIFWYMFWILVSYESPAEHPTITEEERRYIEESIGESAQLMGAAEKFKTPWRKFFSSMPVYAIIVANFCRSWTFYLLLISQPAYFEEVFGFEISKVGALSALPHLVMTIIVPLGGQLADYLRTHNIMSTTNVRKIMNCGGFGMEATLLLVVGYSHSKGVAISFLVLAVGFSGFAISGFNVNHLDIAPRYASILMGISNGVGTLSGMVCPLIVGAMTKHKTREEWQYVFLIASLVHYGGVVFYGIFASGEKQPWADPEETSEEKCGFIDEDELAEETGDITQSYGAMGGPAKSYGATAQLNGGWVQDWDKTEEYVQEPAGKMYTQRGYS, from the exons ATGGAGCCAGGGAAGGAGAAGGCATTCCCCATCAAAGAGGGGGTTAAACAGATCGCAGGAAAGGCCTTGGGGAAACTGTACAG GAGGCTGGAGAAGCGGCAGCAGACAGGTGAGGCCATCGAGCTGACGGAGGATGGGCGACCCAGGGAGGACCAGGAGCGCAAGGCTCCGCTGTGTGACTGCACCTGCTTCGGGCTTCCGCGCAGATACATCATCGCCATGCTGAGCGGGCTCGGCTTCTGCATCTCCTTCGGTATCCGCTGTAACCTGGGTGTGGCCATCGTCAGCATGGTGAACAACAGCACGATTCATCAGAACGGCAAGATCATCGTCAAAGAG aaagcACAATTCAACTGGGACCCGGAGACCGTGGGATTGATCCATGGCTCTTTCTTCTGGGGCTACATAATAACTCAGATTCCAGGAGGCTATATTTCCTCCAGACTGGCTGCGAACAG GGTTTTCGGTGCTGCCATTGTCCTGACATCCATCCTGAACATGTTCATCCCCTCTGCCGCCCGTACGCACTACGGATGCGTAATTTGCTTAAGGATACTGCAAGGTTTGGTGGAG GGCGTGACTTACCCAGCCTGCCATGGCATATGGAGTAAATGGGCCCCACCGCTGGAAAGAAGTCGTCTGGCAACTCTCTCCTTTTGCG GATCGTACGCTGGTGCAGTGGTGGCCATGCCTTTGGCTGGGATCCTGGTGCAGTACACAGGATGGTCTTCAGTCTTCTACGTGTACG GAACCTTTGGAATATTCTGGTACATGTTCTGGATTCTGGTGTCGTACGAGAGCCCGGCGGAGCACCCCACCATCACCGAAGAGGAGCGCCGCTACATTGAGGAGAGCATCGGTGAAAGTGCCCAGCTCATGGGCGCTGCAGAA AAATTCAAGACCCCCTGGAGGAAGTTCTTCTCCTCCATGCCTGTCTATGCAATCATTGTGGCCAATTTCTGCAGGAGCTGGACTTTTTACCTGCTCCTCATCAGTCAGCCTGCATACTTTGAAGAAGTTTTTGGTTTTGAGATCAGCAAG GTTGGAGCGCTGTCAGCTCTCCCTCACCTGGTCATGACCATCATTGTGCCTTTAGGAGGCCAGTTAGCAGACTACCTACGAACCCACAACATCATGTCCACCACTAACGTCCGTAAAATCATGAACTGTGGCG GGTTTGGTATGGAAGCAACGCTCCTACTAGTGGTCGGATACTCTCACAGTAAAGGTGTGGCCATCTCCTTCCTGGTGCTGGCAGTGGGCTTTAGCGGATTTGCAATATCAG GGTTTAATGTGAACCATCTAGACATCGCTCCCCGCTATGCCAGCATCCTCATGGGCATTTCTAATGGTGTGGGAACTCTGTCAGGCATGGTCTGCCCACTCATTGTGGGAGCAATGACAAAGCACAAG ACCCGCGAGGAGTGGCAGTATGTCTTCCTCATTGCCTCCCTTGTGCATTACGGAGGTGTGGTGTTCTATGGCATCTTTGCCTCTGGGGAGAAGCAGCCATGGGCCGACCCTGAGGAAACCAGTGAGGAGAAATGTGGCTTCATAGACGAGGACGAGCTGGCCGAGGAGACGGGCGACATTACGCAGAGCTACGGCGCCATGGGTGGCCCGGCCAAAAGCTACGGGGCGACGGCGCAGCTCAACGGAGGCTGGGTGCAAGATTGGGACAAGACGGAGGAATACGTCCAGGAGCCGGCAGGAAAGATGTACACTCAGCGTGGCTACTCTTAA